The Cannabis sativa cultivar Pink pepper isolate KNU-18-1 unplaced genomic scaffold, ASM2916894v1 Contig3, whole genome shotgun sequence genome window below encodes:
- the LOC115702544 gene encoding probable aquaporin TIP1-2 — protein MDLVISNSNEANPPSKTTVENNGSFNSTSKYSPWTKFLACIGAHEFRSPEMWRAALTELVATACLMFSLTCSIISCLDSGEVHPKLLVPFAVFMVVFLFLMVTVPLSGGHMSPIFTFIATLKGLITLSRASIYVLAQCIGSIMGFLVIKIVMNQNEARNYSLGGCSVNGHGGASGVSADTALVLEFACTFLVLFVGVTVAFDKRRCNELGLAMVCVIVAGSMALAVFVSITVTGQPGYAGVGLNPARCLGPALLFGGGLWDNHWVFWVGPFIACSLYYGLSVNFPNDGLVWVDGERDIVNLTRAWFSGESGRFPNLENQK, from the exons ATGGATTTGGTCATCTCCAATAGTAATGAAGCTAATCCACCGAGCAAGACAACGGTTGAGAATAATGGAAGTTTTAATAGTACCAGTAAGTACTCTCCATGGACCAAGTTTCTTGCTTGCATCGGTGCCCATGAATTTCGATCCCCAGag ATGTGGAGGGCAGCATTAACAGAATTAGTAGCCACAGCTTGCCTCATGTTCAGTCTAACATGTTCCATCATATCCTGCCTTGACTCAGGTGAGGTCCATCCAAAGCTTCTAGTCCCGTTCGCAGTATTCATGGTAGTATTTCTTTTCCTAATGGTGACAGTTCCATTATCTGGTGGCCACATGAGCCCAATCTTCACATTTATAGCAACTCTAAAAGGACTCATAACTCTTTCTCGGGCCTCAATCTACGTCTTGGCCCAATGCATTGGATCCATAATGGGCTTTCTAGTAATCAAGATCGTTATGAACCAAAACGAAGCAAGAAATTACTCTCTTGGAGGCTGCAGTGTAAATGGTCACGGTGGCGCTTCAGGGGTAAGCGCTGACACAGCTTTGGTGTTGGAATTTGCTTGCACATTTCTTGTGTTGTTCGTTGGAGTAACTGTTGCATTTGACAAAAGACGGTGCAATGAACTTGGGCTTGCAATGGTTTGTGTCATCGTGGCTGGGTCCATGGCTCTTGCTGTTTTTGTGTCCATTACTGTAACTGGACAGCCCGGCTATGCGGGTGTGGGCCTAAACCCAGCAAGGTGTTTGGGCCCAGCATTGTTGTTTGGAGGTGGGTTGTGGGATAATCATTGGGTTTTTTGGGTAGGGCCCTTTATAGCTTGTTCTTTATATTATGGATTGTCCGTAAACTTTCCCAATGATGGTTTAGTTTGGGTTGATGGAGAGCGTGATATTGTTAATTTGACAAGGGCTTGGTTTAGTGGTGAGAGTGGTCGTTTTCCTAATCTTGAAAACCaaaaataa